GAATATAGATGGATGCTTATGGGTACTAAGTCGGAGGATTTCCTAAACCAGTTGAGATGGAATAATGACTCTGCGAAAAGGTATAaggtatgtatatgcgtatgggatttcgtaaaaaaaaaaaaaaaaaaaaaaaaggtttccaTTAAAGGTTCAACAGCAGGGCGTGTACTCAGCTGTCtacattcatatatatgcacatacgtaAAAATCAGCGCAAGGCTGAATTCGATCAGGTGTTGGAGTGCTTACTAATTGGCCTGGGCAAAACGGGACAGGGAGCCTTCTTCACATAAACCTTTTTTACATTGTCTACTTTGAGTTCATTTCTTATTTCTAACTTGATTggccttttctccttctttcgaTAATACAGCATATTATACACCTCGTCTTCTGTGCTGGAATAGATATTATAACACCCATTCCATACGATGTGGCAGAATATCAGgtaagaaatgaagaagcagTAGGTCGCTATTCTTAGGAAATCCATTTTGTAAACCACGCAGAGTCCTGTGCTTCATCCAAAtgtcttttttgtttctccgtTTTTATGGTTTGTTTTCCGTTTTCTCGTCCTTCTTCGATTTCTTCTATCACTtattttacttcttttttgttaatcGGACGAAGatgaatttttcattttttcttacctccAATGTTCCTCTGGGCCTGCATAATCGACGCGGACATGAGACTGCCAAGGAACATATCAAATGAAAGACATaccgggaaaaaaaaaaaaaaaaaaaaaaaaaaatcctcatTTTAGTGCCATACCAAATTTACccatttaaattttaattcaCATAGGTCTTTAAATGGTGAATAAAATGGCAGGAAAAGTAATTTCTAcaaatttgctttttttttttttggaatgtGCGATTGGCCCTTACCATtttgtacgtacatatatatatttcgcACTTGCATATTggtattgttttttttttttttttttttttcgaaccTTTTATCGGAGATGTAGAGGTGTTTTTTCTCACTATTTAGGGTGTTCCATATTTTTCTACATGGACACCCCTGGCTTAACGTCTCATAATTTTCTCAGCACCCTCACTGAGTTGCGCCTTTTAGCTTGATTAAAAATCCAACGGGATACACTCCccctcttccccctttccccgAATGGACCAACTTACAGACAAGAATATTCCAACCATCTCAACAGGTATGTCTGTTTAATTTTTACAGGGCATTCTCCAAATGAAGGGGAATTTGCGCATGGTGATAAGCAGAACGGAAGGAGAAATTCATGAACCACCACGAGTACCATACACTGCAAGTAGTGGCATAGGTTATCATTAAactgtttttcttcttttcttacaTAATAAAGAAATTGGGGGAAATAAACAAAGAAATGGTTAGCTATAGTTGCACTAtttaagaattttttttcctacttttaTATGAAAACCTTTTGCCCTTATCTGGGCTCTTACATAAATGCCTAGAGGGAGGACATAAGCCTGTGCAGGGACTTACGCATGAGTGAAAGCATGGCCATACCTACGTCTATGAAGGTGCATGTGTGTTCACCTTTCGTGTGTTctgtttatatttatttttatttttatttgcgaAGTTATACGACACATTTGGAGGTAAACAAAATTCTGTTCCGTCCTCAACTTTGTTAACAGCTGCTGCATTCACAAGGGGATTTGATTTTCAGGAGATCCGCACAGATTTGAATGTCAATAGAGGGTACTGTGAACTATCGCGGGGGGAGGGCCAGTTGATAAATAAAACCGCGCTTTCGCATCACCCCTATTTTCATGTGCATAATTTTCCCGGGCCATTTTGTATACAACGCGTAAAGGAGAATATACACTCGACGCATGCATTGCTTTTATATAGGGGTTCTTTCGGCAGTTCGTGcgtttttaattattttccctCTCGTGCCTCGCCGTACTGCaaattttgttctgttttcaTGCCTGCAGAAAATGAACACGTACCTCCATCATCGTATTATTCGTTCCTACTATTGCTTCTTAACCGTTTAGTGcatcattttcttccatttttttttccccccccaataATTTTTAGCTCACAGAGCgttgaaccagttaaatacttttccttcacttgatTTGTACCTCTTAAAGGTGTAAGCAGAAGCGGAAGTTaaaattttgcttttttttttttttttttttttttttttttttcccaatggGGAGAAGGCGCCTcgacaaaaatataaacgaCGCGGCCACCGTGAACAGCGGCAAAAACGTGAAAAAAGCGACCATCGGAAAAAACGCAAAGAgcggaaaaaagaggaaaaggaaaaagaactcCGACAGCGAAGACGACGATGACATTGAGATCACCAACACGAACGTCAATTTGAGCCGAAATGTCGAGGTGTCGTGTAAATTCAAACAGAGGGAAAAGGTTGACATCAACTTGATCCTGGCCCAGGACGAGGAGGACGCATCCAAGTAGGAAATGAGCGAAGTGTCTGTCCCATATGGCTATTGCCTATGAGAATACACATGTGCGTATGTTTATCTGTTTATTTAATGCCTGCGGGGAGAACTCTAAATGTTCCATTGGATAGGACAAGTCCAGTTTCGCTTGctcgtatgtatacatatatatagaaaaagaGTTCGTTCGAGTAAGGAGCATTACTTGATCACCCAAAATGGTAGAACTCTGTCTTACCCATGTAGGATTTCCTCCCCGCAACtttattgcatttttttttttcctcctgtttGGTTTATTGACCACGTTAATCACCCCATTTCACTTcccccttatttttttcccaagaACGAAAACTTACTGCTGGACCAAGGTCAATGGAGGCCAAAGTTCCTTggcaagaagaaaattttgcaTCGTTTGCGGTTTCGaaggaaaatacaaatgTTTGAAATGCTACGAACACAAGCCAGTGTCTTTCATCAGGTACTACTGTTCTTTGAACTGTAAGAAGGTTCATGATGAGTTTTCATGTTGTAAGAGTAAGATGTTGGACACGTGGTAGGAGGGTCCCTGCGTAACTGTGTGGGTGGAAACCCGGTTAAGGATGCCAAGGCGTTGCAGCACATTTATGCAGAATATTCTcgcgtttgttttttttttttttttgttgttgttttttttttcattacgaTAGCATTGTCATAGTTTTGCAACGCCTTTCATTTCGCAAGCAATGACATACTTTGCTATTCCCCCACCCGACCGATATAAGCCGCATTTTTACGTGgtctcacttttttttatcatttcattttgtgctttttatttatacgttttcgcttttattttatacgtttttgcttttttttttttttgtttaaatttactcaaaaaaaaaaaaaaaaaaaaaaaaaaatttaacaaaacgAATGAAAATGGAGTGCCCCGATGGGCAGCTTCCTTGGCGGATGGGCACGtgccaattttattttttctgtaaagGTTTTTGCATCACTTGGCgtaccattttttcctcttcatttttacacCTGCTCATGGACGTTGTCCACATTGTCGTAACCGTCGCTATCGACGCTGTCGCAGCTGTCTGCGTCATCTTCATCGTTGAGAAGAATATTGGCCGCCTGTGTGTTGCCCACATtggaaatgttaaaaaagtgaattcCCTTTTCGTTAAACTTGAGgagcaattttaaaaaatcattTTCATCCAAACTGACACTCCTACATTCAGTCATATCCAGCTCCTTCAGTGTATCAAggcaatattttttaaaaggaaaattaacgGGTACGATTTTGTTAAAGGTACAGAAATTCTTGTAATTATGTTCGAGCATATTTAAAActgcatttcttttaaaaatggcaTGAAGagtttttcgttttctgCTAAAACATATTCTTAACAAATTATCCCACTCAtcaaaattgacaaaaaaattattttcctttggaATAAGCTTCAAAATTACACTATCAACTTTTGGGGGCGGATTAAAACTACTTCGATCAACATTGCATATTTTAATAACCTTACAGAATAGCTTGACATTTACTGTCAATCTGCTGTAATTGCTATCCCCTACATTGGCTAGCATTCTTTCGGCAAATTCTTTTTGAAACATTAACACTGCACATTTGAATAATGGTCTGTGTGCAATTAATTTGAAAACAAGTGGACTCGATATTTTATATGGAATGTTAGCTGTACATATATCAAATCTCGGAAAAACTGTTTTAATGGCATCCCCTTCGTAAACTTCTAAGTTATTATACCCTTCATATAGGcatctttttttcacttcactTACCATTCTCGCGTCGATATCTATGGTGATAACCTTTTTCGCTATTGGTAATAATTTCACTGTCAGATTTCCTGTACCGCATCCTATTTCAAGCACCACATCGGAGCTCTTTATTTTGGCAGCcaataaaattttatctaATATACCGGGATTCTTGAGCAAGTGCTGTCCGTGCTTCTTGTACAGTatcatgttcattttgtttccGCTTTTTGCCTTGGACGTGCTGATGTTCCTGCTACTGTTCCTGTTACCGTTTGCCCCTTGGgtgttgtttttctttttccctatGGCGTCACTCACATTTTTCAGTATGCTCAGGGGCTTGTTGACCACCCCTTGGTGGTACCCGCGCTTGGGCTTCATCTTCGCCGCGCTGCTAGTGGAGAGGGCGTTTTGGAGATTGCGCAGAAGGGCCAAGCCGCTTGCTCGCATGGCTTCGGCGGGGGCGCGCCTACTCGGTTGGTTCTTCCGATTCGGTTGACTCTACTTGCGTCACTTCCGCTCGTTCGTCTGGTTCTGCCGCTCCCCCCGCGCTAAAgggacgaaaatgaaaattttctcatCGCAGCGTCTTCAaaagttttattttattttattttattttatatttcttctttccaaaaaggaaaagaatttcttaaaaaaaaaatagccactttaaaatttatgaaaaaataaattgaggaaaaaatataaactttttctatttcgcctttcttcccttttaaaaaaaaaaaaaaaattcctatcCGTTCCAGGTAATTtccaaacagaaaaaaaatgaggtgcCTAACACGACATGGCGACGTCGTTACTCTCAAGTTGCCAGCGCGTTTATATACATGCTTATATTCTTGCGCAGCCTCGGGTTAAGGGAAATCCATCTGCAGAATATATAAAGGAAACAATGAGCgcgctgcaaaaaaaaaaaacttaataTAGAAGAATTAGCCCAGGAGAAATTTACCTCGTATCCAAAGTTGCAAAACTGCGACGAGgcgaaattaattttttttttttttttcccttgctgCGAACATTCCCATCCATCCTTCAGCGGAAGATTATGTTGCAGTGAATTCTGTCCCTATGAAAGTTGCATACCCTTCGTGGTATACGACTtgtttgtaaaaattattattttttattcttacgaataaaaaattagtaaaaaagaaaatatggcaaaaagaaaaggtgaaCGGGGAAGGTCCGTTTTGTTCACATTCACATGGTGAATTTAACTGGAAAACATACCAGACGGGATCGAAGCAGATCGAAGCCTTTGGCGATGCGTATTTTTGTGACTATCTCCGCGTAGAAGTAACCCACTGCGTTTCCACAAAATGTTTCTTTAAAAGTAACACTATATTTATCAGAAGAGGTATTGTTTATAGCCCCTTTAAATTTCCTCCCTCGTGGAGTAGGAAATCACAGAAAAGGGACGTAAGGTGGAGAGCAaagtgtgtgtggggggagaataaaaataccCGTGACATGCATAACTCCCTATGCTAACGTAACCTGGagtgcattattttttaaatcaaaCTATGGGCACACCTTTGTAATCCGCCTTGTGGTGAGCATAAACACGAATCGCTATGATTGGGGGGTAGGATGCCTGAGCGTAGATGTAGCACGTAAcattttttgcttaaatGGTATACCTCTACATGTGCGGGGATCATCTCCGTTAAGCACTTCTCTGAATACGTACAACTCCATGCAATAAATAATAGGACAGACTCACACTACTTCCCAACCATTTAGTTGAAGCAAAAATTTCACTTAAAACTTcatttgtctttttctttttgaaatattttaatcaTGTTGCTATTTTAAAGAAAGGGCTGTGTAGAACTGTTCGaagatcatttttttttttttttttttgttttaatggCACTTTTAATCTTCCTATTCGTTTAACAGTCTTACACATAAATAACGAATGAGcatgcactttttttattgtccTCTCACTCAACCGCTTTACGTACATCTTATCCCCTTATCATATGGAAAAATGGTACGAAAGCCTCGTGTAgtaaatttcccttttcctatCGTTTAGATGGACGCTTTGGTTGAAAGCCTCGCTTTCAATTTTAtgcgttaaaaaaataagcacgcagtgcacatgtatatgggATTGTCTCAATACTATTGTGTATAACCAAGCAGagtatgtgtgtacatatgcctATTACCCCATGTAGATAATTTTTGTATGCGGCCTTTTTGCGCGCTGCTCGTTGATGTTTCGCACGGGGGCTTTGCGTGttcccttttcacttttatttCTGTAATCGGTTGTTTTTCTAAATATGGTATTTCTACTTTGTTACTTTAAGCTGGAAATTTTTTAGTCATATtgactcttttttttttctctctttttttttttttctgttcgttCCCCtgggttcctttttttcaggtTAGTATCCTTATTaaacgcgaaaaaaaagactgTCCCCTCGTCTGCATTTTCCCAAAAGATGCGAATGAGAGCCGAGTGGCACACCCGTCCATTCCTCCTAATTTCCCTTATGTACTCAAACGTATAAATGGGCAATTACATATGCAACCTGCCCTTAAGGAATATGCTTCTTATTTTACCATTTCCTCGTTTTCTGACGGGCCACTGCTGTGCGCCCTTTGGATTATTTCTATCCATCGCAGGGATTCAAacatatgtttttattttttttttattccttttgacTCATAATGCTATGACGCCATGGTGCAGGAAAGAAAActactttttctcttttttca
This DNA window, taken from Plasmodium knowlesi strain H genome assembly, chromosome: 13, encodes the following:
- a CDS encoding zinc finger protein, putative, giving the protein MGRRRLDKNINDAATVNSGKNVKKATIGKNAKSGKKRKRKKNSDSEDDDDIEITNTNVNLSRNVEVSCKFKQREKVDINLILAQDEEDASKTKTYCWTKVNGGQSSLARRKFCIVCGFEGKYKCLKCYEHKPVSFIRYYCSLNCKKVHDEFSCCKSKMLDTW
- a CDS encoding ribosomal RNA small subunit methyltransferase A1, putative, whose translation is MKPKRGYHQGVVNKPLSILKNVSDAIGKKKNNTQGANGNRNSSRNISTSKAKSGNKMNMILYKKHGQHLLKNPGILDKILLAAKIKSSDVVLEIGCGTGNLTVKLLPIAKKVITIDIDARMVSEVKKRCLYEGYNNLEVYEGDAIKTVFPRFDICTANIPYKISSPLVFKLIAHRPLFKCAVLMFQKEFAERMLANVGDSNYSRLTVNVKLFCKVIKICNVDRSSFNPPPKVDSVILKLIPKENNFFVNFDEWDNLLRICFSRKRKTLHAIFKRNAVLNMLEHNYKNFCTFNKIVPVNFPFKKYCLDTLKELDMTECRSVSLDENDFLKLLLKFNEKGIHFFNISNVGNTQAANILLNDEDDADSCDSVDSDGYDNVDNVHEQV